A section of the Flavobacteriales bacterium genome encodes:
- a CDS encoding ligase-associated DNA damage response DEXH box helicase produces the protein MPGAHPALEQWFEAQGWSPQPFQREVWAYMAEGRSGLLNAPTGTGKTYAVWGGVVNHALQHPSKAQGLKAIWITPLRALAGEIAESAQRMCDGVGLDWKVGARTGDTSTKERAAQKKALPQLLVTTPESLHVLLATKGYAELFKHLDWFIADEWHELLGSKRGVQVELALSRLKALRPQLGIWGISATIGNLEEAMTVLHGTDIVDRTSSVDPPGRPTPVLVRSTLRKPIEVRSIIPEEVERYPWAGHLGLKLAHRLLPIIEQSTSTLIFTNTRAQSEIWYHHLLDIAPELAGTIALHHGSLDREVREWVEKALDEGRLKAVVCTSSLDLGVDFRPVETVVQVGGPKGVARFVQRAGRSGHRPDAVSRIWFLPTHALELVEASALRQATEEGSIEARQPLFRCFDVLAQYLVTLAVSDGFSPATLYDEVRSTWCFQDITPEEWDWLLTFITTGGKSLTAYEEFRKAVVDADGMVRVHDRRIALRHKLSIGTIVGSESYAVKLLGGGRIGTVEEWFINQLKPGDVFWFAGRSLEFVRVQGLVAQVRKSREQKGKIPSWQGGRMPLTSYMAKVLRAQLTDPGRNAEMATVQPILERQREASIVPSEDELLIERFESREGHHVVIYPFEGRLVHEAMGSLLAFRMSLLKPITFSIAMNDYGFELLSDQPIPIEEALDNDLFSPQDLLSDLQRSLNATEMARRKFRDIASIAGLVFKGMPGRPLKERHMRANSGLFFDVFREHEPDHLLLRQAYDEAFDVQMELPRMREALERIQRQRIVLKDPGRFTPFAFPILVDRLREKLTSEQLEDRIRKMTERLEKA, from the coding sequence ATGCCGGGAGCGCACCCTGCATTGGAGCAATGGTTCGAAGCCCAAGGCTGGAGCCCTCAGCCCTTCCAGCGGGAGGTGTGGGCGTACATGGCCGAAGGGCGCAGCGGCCTGCTGAACGCGCCCACCGGCACGGGAAAGACCTACGCGGTATGGGGCGGTGTGGTGAACCATGCGCTGCAGCATCCTTCCAAGGCGCAAGGCCTGAAGGCCATTTGGATCACGCCTTTGCGCGCGCTGGCCGGCGAGATCGCGGAGAGCGCCCAGCGGATGTGCGACGGGGTGGGCCTGGACTGGAAGGTGGGCGCGCGTACCGGCGACACCAGCACCAAGGAGCGCGCGGCACAGAAGAAGGCCCTGCCGCAGTTGCTCGTCACCACACCCGAGAGCCTGCACGTGCTGCTGGCCACCAAGGGTTACGCGGAGCTTTTCAAGCACCTCGACTGGTTCATCGCCGATGAGTGGCACGAGCTGCTGGGCAGCAAGCGCGGCGTGCAGGTGGAGCTGGCCCTGAGCCGCCTGAAGGCCTTGCGGCCGCAGCTGGGTATCTGGGGCATCAGCGCCACGATCGGGAACCTGGAAGAAGCGATGACGGTCCTGCACGGCACCGACATCGTAGATCGCACCAGTAGCGTCGACCCACCGGGTCGACCTACCCCTGTATTGGTGCGAAGCACCCTCCGCAAACCCATCGAGGTCCGCAGCATCATCCCGGAGGAGGTGGAGCGCTACCCGTGGGCCGGGCACCTGGGGCTGAAGCTGGCGCACCGCCTGTTGCCGATCATCGAGCAGAGCACCAGCACGCTGATCTTCACCAACACCCGCGCGCAGAGCGAGATCTGGTACCACCACCTGCTGGACATCGCACCGGAGCTGGCGGGCACCATCGCCCTGCACCACGGCAGCCTGGACCGCGAGGTGCGCGAGTGGGTGGAGAAGGCGCTGGACGAAGGGCGGCTGAAGGCCGTGGTGTGCACCAGCAGCCTGGACCTGGGCGTCGACTTCCGTCCGGTGGAGACCGTGGTGCAGGTGGGCGGACCGAAGGGCGTGGCGCGCTTCGTGCAACGCGCCGGACGCAGCGGCCACAGACCTGATGCCGTGAGCCGCATCTGGTTCCTGCCCACACACGCGCTGGAGCTGGTGGAGGCCTCCGCGCTGCGACAGGCCACCGAGGAAGGCAGCATCGAGGCCCGGCAGCCGCTGTTCCGCTGCTTCGATGTGCTGGCCCAATACCTGGTGACCCTGGCCGTGAGCGACGGCTTCTCCCCGGCCACGCTCTATGACGAAGTGCGGTCAACCTGGTGCTTCCAGGACATCACGCCCGAGGAATGGGACTGGCTGCTTACCTTCATCACCACCGGTGGGAAGAGCCTCACGGCCTACGAGGAGTTCCGCAAGGCCGTGGTGGATGCCGACGGTATGGTGCGCGTGCATGACCGCCGCATCGCACTGCGCCACAAGCTGAGCATCGGCACCATCGTGGGCAGCGAGAGTTACGCCGTGAAGCTGCTGGGCGGTGGCCGCATCGGCACGGTGGAGGAATGGTTCATCAACCAGTTGAAGCCCGGCGATGTGTTCTGGTTCGCGGGGCGCAGCCTGGAGTTCGTGCGCGTGCAGGGGCTGGTGGCGCAGGTGCGCAAGAGCCGCGAGCAGAAGGGCAAGATCCCCAGCTGGCAGGGCGGAAGAATGCCCTTGACCAGCTACATGGCCAAGGTGCTTCGGGCGCAGCTCACCGATCCCGGACGCAACGCGGAGATGGCCACCGTGCAGCCCATCCTGGAGCGCCAACGTGAAGCGAGCATCGTACCCAGCGAGGATGAGCTGCTGATCGAGCGCTTCGAGAGCCGCGAGGGGCACCACGTGGTGATCTACCCCTTCGAGGGGAGGCTTGTGCATGAGGCCATGGGCTCGCTCCTCGCCTTCCGCATGAGCCTGCTGAAGCCCATCACCTTCAGCATCGCCATGAACGACTACGGCTTCGAGCTGCTCAGCGACCAACCCATCCCCATCGAGGAGGCGCTGGACAACGACCTGTTCAGTCCGCAGGACCTGCTGAGCGACCTGCAGCGCAGCCTGAACGCCACCGAGATGGCCCGGCGCAAGTTCCGCGACATCGCCAGCATCGCGGGGCTGGTGTTCAAAGGCATGCCGGGGCGTCCGTTGAAGGAGCGGCATATGCGCGCCAACAGCGGCCTCTTCTTCGACGTGTTCCGCGAGCACGAGCCCGACCACCTGCTGCTGCGCCAGGCCTACGACGAGGCCTTCGATGTGCAGATGGAACTGCCGCGCATGCGCGAAGCCTTGGAGCGCATCCAGCGCCAGCGGATCGTGCTGAAGGACCCGGGCCGGTTCACGCCCTTCGCCTTCCCCATCCTCGTGGACCGCCTGCGGGAGAAGCTCACCAGCGAGCAGTTGGAGGACCGGATCAGGAAGATGACGGAGCGGTTGGAGAAGGCGTGA
- a CDS encoding ATP-dependent DNA ligase has product MKREAALFDALDATTSTTAKVDALSAYFREADNADKLWVIALLSGRRPKRPVTSTQLRKWAAEVSGIPDWLFEASYHVVGDFAETVTHIAKLEERMVKPLAEWVRYVEDLKDLPEEEKAVRVKAAWAGLEGMELFVFNKIITGGFRIGVSQKVMVKGLSKATGVDEDTLAHRLMGHWSPHSTTFHDLVLGANEGDDHSRPYPFYLAYGIEGPEGTAAGAGLEDLFPLGDPREWQAEHKWDGIRGQLIVRGGQHYVWSRGEELVTDKFPELEALQKALPDGTVLDGEILAWKDGAPLSFAELQKRIGRKSVGKKLLADVPVIFMAYDLMEHTGEDIRQRPLSERRTLLEDIVSNAGQPMLTLSATLPFASWEEIVAHREHARTASIEGLMLKRLSSTYEVGRRRGDWWKWKVDPLSVDAVLTFSMQGHGRRADLYTDHTFGLWHNGELVTFAKAYSGLTDAEMLEVDAFVKKNTLERFGPVRQVKPELVFEVAFEGISPSTRHKSGVAVRFPRIARWRRDKKPEDANTLDDLKGLIR; this is encoded by the coding sequence ATGAAGAGGGAAGCTGCCCTGTTCGACGCCCTCGACGCCACCACGTCCACCACCGCGAAAGTGGACGCCTTGTCCGCCTATTTCCGCGAAGCGGACAATGCCGACAAGCTGTGGGTGATCGCGCTGCTCAGCGGGCGGCGCCCGAAACGCCCGGTGACCAGCACCCAGCTCCGCAAATGGGCCGCGGAGGTCAGTGGCATCCCCGACTGGCTTTTCGAGGCGAGCTACCACGTGGTGGGCGACTTCGCAGAGACCGTGACGCACATCGCCAAGCTGGAAGAGCGCATGGTGAAGCCCCTGGCGGAATGGGTACGGTATGTGGAGGATCTGAAGGACCTGCCCGAGGAGGAGAAGGCCGTGCGCGTGAAAGCCGCGTGGGCGGGGCTGGAGGGCATGGAGCTCTTCGTCTTCAACAAGATCATCACCGGCGGGTTCCGCATCGGCGTGAGCCAGAAGGTGATGGTGAAGGGCCTGAGCAAGGCCACGGGGGTGGACGAGGACACTCTGGCGCACCGGCTGATGGGCCACTGGAGTCCGCACTCCACCACCTTCCACGACCTGGTGCTCGGTGCCAACGAGGGCGATGACCACAGCCGCCCCTACCCCTTCTACCTGGCTTACGGCATTGAGGGTCCCGAGGGAACGGCTGCAGGTGCCGGGCTGGAGGACCTGTTTCCGCTGGGCGACCCACGCGAATGGCAGGCCGAGCACAAGTGGGACGGCATCCGCGGGCAGCTCATCGTGCGCGGTGGCCAGCACTACGTGTGGAGCCGCGGGGAGGAACTGGTCACCGACAAGTTCCCCGAGCTCGAGGCGCTGCAGAAGGCCCTGCCTGACGGGACCGTGCTCGATGGCGAGATCCTCGCATGGAAGGATGGTGCGCCCCTCTCCTTCGCCGAGCTGCAGAAACGCATCGGCCGCAAGAGCGTTGGGAAGAAGCTACTGGCCGATGTGCCCGTGATCTTCATGGCCTACGACCTGATGGAGCATACGGGCGAGGACATCCGTCAGCGGCCGCTCAGCGAACGACGCACGCTGTTGGAGGACATCGTGTCCAATGCGGGCCAGCCGATGCTTACCCTCTCGGCCACGCTGCCCTTCGCTTCGTGGGAGGAGATCGTGGCGCACCGCGAGCATGCGCGCACCGCCAGCATCGAGGGCCTGATGCTGAAGCGGCTCAGTAGCACCTACGAAGTAGGTCGCCGCCGCGGCGATTGGTGGAAATGGAAGGTGGACCCGCTGAGCGTCGACGCCGTGCTCACCTTCAGCATGCAGGGCCACGGCCGCCGCGCCGATCTGTACACCGACCACACCTTCGGGCTCTGGCACAACGGTGAGCTGGTCACCTTCGCCAAGGCCTACAGCGGCCTCACCGATGCGGAGATGCTGGAGGTGGACGCCTTTGTGAAGAAGAACACGCTGGAGCGCTTCGGTCCGGTGCGGCAGGTGAAGCCTGAGCTGGTGTTCGAGGTCGCCTTCGAGGGCATCAGCCCCAGCACGCGCCATAAGAGCGGCGTGGCGGTGCGGTTCCCACGGATAGCCCGTTGGCGGAGGGACAAGAAGCCGGAGGATGCGAACACGCTGGATGACCTGAAAGGATTGATCAGATGA
- a CDS encoding ligase-associated DNA damage response exonuclease translates to MGSTPLLAFTPRGIWCAPADVYIDPWRPVDRAIITHAHSDHARRGSRHYLASPTTKALMHARLGEDLRIDTLQPGQSGTMNGVNFSLHPAGHIPGSMQVRVEYKGEVWVATGDHKRHTDGISDPFEPVRCHTLITECTFGLPIYRWKEPRVVFDEINAWWRGHAANGVCSVISAYSLGKAQRVMTGVDPSIGPILVHGAVANMNEVLQDCGLELPPWEHINKDTPKKRFRNALVITPGSALDTPWTNRMKPYSTAMASGWMQLRGWRRRGNIDKGFVLSDHADWDALLLAVKESGAERVIATHGYTDLFSQYLRSVGVDAAAESTEFKGEGGGEVISEGAESTRSVDPTGRPEKPAP, encoded by the coding sequence ATGGGATCGACGCCCTTGCTGGCCTTCACCCCGCGCGGCATCTGGTGCGCGCCGGCCGATGTGTACATCGACCCCTGGCGGCCGGTGGACCGGGCCATCATCACCCACGCGCACAGCGATCACGCCCGCCGTGGCAGCCGGCATTACCTCGCTTCCCCCACGACCAAGGCCCTGATGCACGCACGGCTGGGTGAAGATCTGCGCATCGACACGCTGCAGCCTGGGCAGAGCGGCACCATGAACGGGGTGAATTTCTCGCTCCACCCGGCGGGCCACATCCCCGGCAGCATGCAGGTACGGGTGGAATACAAGGGCGAGGTGTGGGTGGCCACCGGCGACCACAAGCGGCACACGGACGGCATCAGCGACCCCTTCGAACCGGTGCGCTGCCACACCCTCATCACCGAGTGCACCTTCGGGCTGCCGATCTATCGATGGAAGGAACCGCGCGTGGTGTTCGATGAGATCAACGCGTGGTGGCGTGGCCATGCGGCGAACGGCGTGTGCTCGGTGATCAGCGCCTACAGCCTGGGCAAGGCACAGCGCGTGATGACCGGCGTGGACCCGAGCATCGGTCCGATCCTGGTGCACGGTGCCGTGGCGAACATGAATGAGGTGCTGCAGGACTGCGGGCTGGAACTGCCGCCGTGGGAGCATATCAACAAGGACACTCCGAAGAAGCGGTTCAGGAACGCGCTGGTCATCACACCTGGCTCAGCCTTGGATACGCCTTGGACCAATCGGATGAAGCCCTACAGCACGGCCATGGCCAGTGGATGGATGCAACTGCGCGGCTGGCGGCGCCGTGGCAATATCGACAAGGGTTTCGTCCTCAGCGACCACGCCGATTGGGACGCGCTGCTGCTGGCCGTGAAGGAAAGCGGCGCCGAACGGGTGATCGCGACCCACGGGTACACGGATCTGTTCAGCCAGTACCTGCGGAGCGTTGGGGTTGATGCGGCGGCAGAGTCCACGGAATTCAAGGGAGAAGGTGGTGGTGAGGTCATCAGCGAGGGTGCGGAAAGCACCCGTAGCGTCGACCCAACGGGTCGACCCGAAAAGCCCGCGCCATGA
- a CDS encoding response regulator transcription factor → MAGTLAPKVLLVDDEPDILELLRYNLEREGYRVATAQNGKDALRIAKAERPDLVVLDIMMPGMDGVEVCNQLRQMPDMKHALITFLTARGEDYSQIAGFEAGADDYITKPVRPKVFVSKVKALLKRSPGDRNEGQMLEASGIRVDLEKVLVFKGTEELQLPKKEFELLVLLMSKPGKVFKREEIYAHIWGNELFVGDRTIDVHIRKLREKIGETRIRTIKGIGYKFDA, encoded by the coding sequence ATGGCGGGAACCCTTGCACCCAAGGTGCTTCTGGTGGACGATGAACCGGACATCCTGGAGCTGCTCCGGTATAACCTGGAACGCGAAGGGTATCGCGTGGCCACCGCGCAGAACGGCAAGGATGCACTGCGCATCGCCAAGGCGGAACGGCCCGACCTGGTCGTTCTCGACATCATGATGCCCGGAATGGACGGGGTGGAGGTGTGCAATCAGTTGCGGCAGATGCCCGACATGAAGCATGCGCTGATCACCTTTCTCACCGCCCGTGGAGAGGACTACAGCCAGATCGCGGGCTTCGAGGCCGGCGCGGACGACTACATCACCAAGCCGGTGCGCCCGAAGGTGTTCGTCAGCAAGGTGAAGGCGCTGCTGAAGAGGAGCCCCGGCGATCGGAATGAAGGGCAGATGCTGGAGGCCAGCGGTATCCGCGTCGACCTGGAGAAAGTGCTGGTCTTCAAAGGCACCGAGGAATTACAGCTGCCCAAGAAGGAGTTCGAGCTTCTGGTCCTGCTGATGAGCAAGCCCGGCAAGGTGTTCAAGCGGGAGGAGATCTACGCGCACATCTGGGGCAACGAGTTGTTTGTAGGCGACCGCACCATCGACGTTCACATCCGAAAGCTGCGTGAGAAGATCGGCGAGACGCGGATCCGCACCATCAAAGGGATCGGCTACAAGTTCGACGCCTGA
- the dcm gene encoding DNA (cytosine-5-)-methyltransferase, with the protein MSRGRPRTTCTLRVAELFAGVGGFRLGLERAGGYQVVYSNQWEPGRRKQHASAIYVDRFGDQHHDNRDIATVPVAEVPAHDVLVGGFPCQDYSVASTLRNARGLVGRKGVLWWQIHRLLRDHPHPPSHLVLENVDRLLGSPAGQRGRDLAVMLSSLWGLGYAVEWRVINAADYGMPQRRRRVFLVGHRLDRMSPLKPEQLEADGVLAGAFPYALKHERPSLQLERDLRKLSERFNRNGDRSPFGNAGVMLNGVVLTRDVVAVHPGPFTTLGDILQSEEAVPDAFRIPRSELKRWRYLKGAKREARHVSRNGFAYNYSEGAMAFPDPLDRPGRTLVTGEGGKAPSRFKHVVCVDGRRYRRLTPIELERLNMFPDDHTAGAPDTWRAFFMGNALVVGVVERIGRSLTVFHDHHER; encoded by the coding sequence ATGAGCCGCGGCCGACCACGCACGACCTGCACCCTGCGTGTCGCCGAGCTCTTCGCCGGGGTGGGCGGCTTCCGCCTGGGGTTGGAACGCGCCGGAGGCTATCAGGTCGTGTACAGCAACCAGTGGGAGCCCGGCCGAAGAAAACAACATGCCTCGGCCATCTACGTGGACCGCTTCGGTGACCAGCACCATGACAACCGCGACATCGCCACTGTTCCGGTGGCGGAGGTGCCCGCGCATGACGTGCTGGTGGGGGGCTTCCCTTGCCAGGACTATTCCGTGGCCAGCACGTTGCGGAACGCCCGCGGCCTGGTGGGCCGCAAAGGAGTGCTCTGGTGGCAGATCCATCGGCTGCTGCGCGACCATCCGCATCCGCCGTCCCATCTGGTGCTGGAGAACGTGGACCGGCTGCTGGGCTCACCGGCCGGTCAGCGGGGCCGCGATCTGGCGGTGATGCTGAGCTCGCTCTGGGGGCTGGGCTATGCGGTGGAATGGCGGGTGATCAATGCGGCCGACTATGGCATGCCACAGCGTCGCCGCAGGGTCTTCCTGGTGGGCCACCGGCTGGATCGGATGAGCCCGTTGAAACCCGAACAGCTGGAGGCTGATGGGGTTCTGGCCGGGGCCTTCCCGTATGCTCTCAAGCACGAAAGGCCGTCCCTTCAGCTGGAGCGCGATCTGCGCAAGCTGTCCGAGCGGTTCAACCGGAACGGGGACCGGTCCCCGTTCGGCAACGCAGGGGTGATGCTCAACGGTGTGGTGCTCACCCGGGACGTGGTCGCCGTCCACCCCGGTCCGTTCACCACGTTGGGCGACATCCTTCAATCCGAAGAAGCGGTACCGGACGCCTTCCGGATCCCCCGCTCCGAACTGAAGCGGTGGCGCTACCTGAAAGGCGCCAAGCGAGAAGCGCGCCATGTGTCGCGGAACGGGTTCGCCTACAACTACAGCGAAGGCGCGATGGCCTTCCCCGATCCGCTGGACAGGCCAGGACGCACGCTGGTCACCGGCGAGGGCGGGAAAGCACCCTCCCGGTTCAAGCATGTGGTGTGCGTGGACGGCCGGCGGTACCGCAGACTGACCCCGATCGAACTGGAGCGGTTGAACATGTTCCCGGATGACCATACCGCCGGAGCTCCGGACACCTGGAGGGCCTTCTTCATGGGCAATGCCCTGGTCGTCGGCGTTGTGGAGCGCATCGGCCGGTCCTTGACGGTTTTTCACGATCACCACGAACGATGA
- the msrA gene encoding peptide-methionine (S)-S-oxide reductase MsrA: MRAPFTLSLALVGICACEGRVRPAENTTSMTDMAAAPNMPTTTDTAVLGAGCFWCVEAVFTELEGVLEVTSGYAGGHVKNPSYKEVCAGTTGHAEVARIVYDPFRITFDELLEVFWQTHDPTTLNRQGADVGTQYRSAIFATSPEQRELAASYKAKLDASGAFPAPIVTEITDLTTFYPAEDYHQNYYAQNGEQGYCQLVIRPKLEKFRKVFAEKLRR; encoded by the coding sequence ATGCGCGCCCCCTTCACCCTGTCCCTCGCTCTTGTCGGCATCTGCGCCTGCGAGGGTCGTGTACGACCTGCAGAGAACACCACATCCATGACCGATATGGCCGCCGCACCGAACATGCCCACCACCACGGACACCGCCGTTCTCGGCGCCGGCTGTTTCTGGTGCGTGGAGGCCGTCTTCACCGAACTGGAGGGCGTGCTCGAGGTCACCAGCGGTTATGCCGGAGGCCACGTGAAGAACCCCAGCTACAAGGAGGTCTGCGCCGGCACCACCGGCCATGCCGAGGTGGCCCGCATCGTGTACGACCCCTTCCGGATCACCTTTGACGAGCTGTTGGAGGTGTTCTGGCAGACCCATGATCCGACGACCCTGAACCGCCAGGGCGCGGATGTCGGCACCCAGTACCGGTCGGCGATCTTCGCCACTTCGCCCGAACAACGCGAACTGGCCGCCTCCTACAAGGCGAAGCTGGACGCCAGTGGGGCCTTCCCCGCACCCATCGTCACCGAGATCACGGACCTCACCACCTTCTATCCGGCCGAGGACTATCACCAGAACTACTACGCGCAGAACGGCGAACAGGGGTATTGCCAGCTGGTCATCCGGCCCAAGCTGGAGAAGTTCAGGAAGGTCTTCGCTGAGAAGCTTAGGCGCTGA
- a CDS encoding OmpA family protein, protein MKLHYSMFLAPALLSLQAVAQTGPNLVKNPGFEETTGTVKTWDQLHLAAGWSNANAGSADLFNKDACYVGVPDNDLGSTAAFEGERYAGFVAYKDDQRRNWKRVMDHNEGPFRPAYQNYSEYLQQELTSPLTAGQEYDVVLRVKLAGNSDRAVSHIGAYFSPVQLAYNHRHFITEKAQVSSADMVTDKQNWTEVTGSFVADGTEKFIIIGAFPAAGMDKSKAVEGGDSQRAYYYLDGVSLTVHPEPDTDGDGVIDKEDKCPQEPGLATLGGCPDRDGDGITDKLDACPDAAGPADKQGCPDRDGDGFADNVDRCPDVAGVASMKGCPEIKEETKKLFEKALTGIQFETGKSTIKKVSFPILDQVVAVMKENPSYNLEVHGHTDSQGDDAANLKLSEARAAAVEKYLEDKGVNAESVRSFGHGETEPVADNKTSAGRAKNRRVEFKVVFWE, encoded by the coding sequence ATGAAGTTGCACTACTCCATGTTCCTGGCCCCGGCCCTGCTTTCGTTGCAGGCGGTGGCCCAGACCGGTCCGAACCTGGTGAAGAACCCGGGCTTCGAAGAAACGACCGGGACGGTGAAGACCTGGGACCAGCTCCATCTGGCCGCAGGGTGGTCGAACGCCAACGCCGGATCCGCCGACCTCTTCAACAAGGACGCCTGCTATGTAGGGGTCCCCGACAACGACCTGGGCAGCACCGCCGCGTTCGAGGGTGAGCGCTACGCCGGGTTCGTGGCCTACAAGGATGATCAGCGGCGCAACTGGAAGCGCGTGATGGACCACAACGAAGGTCCGTTCCGCCCGGCCTACCAGAACTACAGCGAATACCTCCAGCAGGAGCTCACCAGCCCGCTGACCGCCGGCCAGGAGTACGATGTGGTGCTGCGCGTGAAACTGGCGGGCAACAGCGACCGCGCCGTGAGCCATATCGGAGCCTACTTCTCACCCGTCCAGCTTGCGTACAACCACCGTCACTTCATCACCGAGAAGGCCCAGGTGTCGAGTGCTGACATGGTGACGGACAAGCAGAACTGGACCGAGGTGACGGGCAGCTTCGTGGCCGATGGCACCGAGAAGTTCATCATCATCGGTGCGTTCCCCGCCGCCGGCATGGACAAGAGCAAGGCCGTGGAAGGGGGTGACAGCCAGCGCGCCTACTACTACCTCGATGGCGTGAGCCTGACGGTGCATCCGGAGCCGGACACCGATGGTGATGGCGTGATCGACAAGGAGGACAAGTGCCCGCAGGAGCCGGGTCTGGCCACCTTGGGCGGATGCCCCGACCGCGACGGTGATGGCATCACCGATAAACTGGATGCCTGCCCGGATGCCGCCGGGCCCGCAGACAAGCAGGGCTGCCCGGACCGTGATGGGGACGGCTTTGCGGACAATGTGGACCGCTGCCCGGATGTGGCCGGCGTGGCCAGCATGAAGGGTTGCCCGGAGATCAAGGAGGAGACCAAGAAACTCTTCGAGAAGGCCCTGACGGGCATCCAGTTCGAGACCGGCAAGAGCACGATCAAGAAGGTCAGCTTCCCGATCCTCGACCAGGTGGTGGCCGTGATGAAGGAGAATCCCAGCTACAACCTCGAGGTCCACGGTCACACGGACAGCCAGGGTGACGATGCCGCCAACCTGAAGCTCTCCGAAGCCCGGGCGGCCGCCGTGGAGAAGTACCTCGAGGACAAAGGCGTCAACGCGGAAAGCGTGCGCTCCTTCGGCCATGGGGAGACCGAGCCTGTGGCGGACAACAAGACCTCCGCCGGTCGTGCCAAGAACCGCCGGGTGGAGTTCAAGGTGGTGTTCTGGGAGTAA
- a CDS encoding DUF983 domain-containing protein, whose translation MKKGQKLYSILRFKCPHCHEGAFFENDNPFVFSTMGEVRKGCPACGRSYHREVGFYYGAMYVSYALAVATFVTVYVAVSVLFPAASAGLVVAAVLGSLFLLGPVLYALSKIIWANLFYSYQGPAAASPEAKAK comes from the coding sequence ATGAAGAAAGGACAGAAGCTCTACAGCATCCTTCGGTTCAAGTGCCCGCATTGCCACGAAGGGGCATTCTTCGAGAACGACAACCCGTTCGTGTTCAGCACCATGGGCGAGGTGCGCAAGGGCTGCCCGGCCTGCGGCAGAAGCTATCACCGGGAGGTGGGCTTCTACTACGGCGCGATGTACGTGAGCTACGCGTTGGCCGTGGCCACCTTCGTCACGGTGTACGTGGCGGTAAGCGTGCTCTTTCCCGCAGCGAGCGCAGGGTTGGTCGTCGCCGCCGTGCTGGGTTCCCTGTTCCTGCTGGGCCCCGTGCTCTACGCGTTGAGCAAGATCATCTGGGCCAACCTGTTCTACAGCTATCAGGGGCCGGCCGCAGCGTCGCCGGAGGCCAAGGCGAAGTGA
- a CDS encoding class I SAM-dependent methyltransferase, whose protein sequence is MSLRQTASTTVLLLLLAACDPAAAPPAANTTGSTTPSTSTVDPAQWAQEAAWRQPEVLWTLIPNVAGTTVADLFAGDGYYAFELVKAGARVIAIERDPDLAERIKQRAKAQGIGPEVLEVRLVEQGTGLKPGEADMAFCARSYVTIPDRIEYFKQVRSALKTPAPLILVDFMPAETPVGPPMQDRISDQAVMDEMELVGCTDIGAYGKKLPYQWLVIAMDFVADPSEAEPAL, encoded by the coding sequence ATGAGCCTCCGTCAAACCGCCTCAACGACCGTCCTCCTGCTCCTCCTGGCCGCCTGCGACCCGGCGGCCGCGCCTCCCGCCGCGAACACGACCGGGAGCACCACGCCGTCCACATCGACCGTCGACCCTGCGCAATGGGCCCAAGAGGCGGCCTGGCGGCAACCCGAGGTCCTGTGGACCCTCATTCCGAACGTGGCGGGCACCACGGTGGCCGACCTGTTCGCGGGTGATGGGTACTACGCGTTCGAACTGGTGAAGGCCGGAGCCCGGGTGATCGCCATCGAACGGGACCCCGACCTGGCGGAGCGCATCAAGCAACGCGCCAAGGCCCAGGGCATCGGTCCGGAAGTGCTGGAAGTGCGCCTGGTCGAGCAAGGGACAGGGTTGAAGCCTGGCGAAGCGGACATGGCGTTCTGCGCACGGTCCTATGTGACGATCCCCGATCGCATCGAGTACTTCAAGCAGGTGCGGTCGGCCTTGAAGACCCCGGCCCCGTTGATCCTTGTGGATTTCATGCCGGCGGAGACCCCTGTCGGACCGCCGATGCAGGACCGCATCTCGGACCAGGCCGTCATGGACGAAATGGAACTGGTGGGCTGTACGGATATCGGCGCCTATGGAAAAAAGCTGCCGTACCAGTGGTTGGTGATCGCCATGGATTTCGTGGCCGACCCGAGCGAGGCGGAACCCGCGCTGTAG
- a CDS encoding MarR family transcriptional regulator, which yields MPALEDELKSRFESDQHKALLNVLFTANWFKGGHAPLLAAHDLSLQQYNILRILRGAKGRMNMHQVKCRMLDRSPNATRLTDKLIHKGLVERVRCEEDRRVVYVSITAKGLELLQEVDQALRPVLAEKHARLTKEDARTLNRILDHLRG from the coding sequence ATGCCCGCATTGGAGGATGAACTGAAGAGCCGGTTCGAGAGCGATCAGCACAAGGCCCTGCTCAACGTCCTGTTCACCGCGAACTGGTTCAAGGGGGGCCATGCCCCGCTCCTGGCGGCGCATGACCTGAGCCTGCAGCAGTACAACATCCTGCGGATCCTGCGCGGAGCGAAGGGCCGGATGAACATGCACCAGGTGAAGTGCAGGATGTTGGATCGTTCCCCGAACGCCACACGCCTCACGGACAAGCTCATCCACAAGGGCCTCGTGGAGCGGGTGCGCTGCGAGGAGGACCGCCGGGTGGTGTATGTGAGCATCACCGCCAAGGGCCTCGAGCTGCTCCAAGAGGTGGACCAGGCCCTGCGACCGGTGCTGGCCGAGAAACATGCCCGGCTGACCAAGGAGGACGCGCGTACGCTGAACCGGATCCTCGATCACCTGCGCGGATGA